From a region of the Hymenobacter jejuensis genome:
- a CDS encoding DUF294 nucleotidyltransferase-like domain-containing protein translates to MQHNRVEFLKTVKPFDLLPEDVLVGVADLLQEVTHNKESVLYLQDVSKLRGLEIIVEGEYEAFFYDSDQNKRLIKHYQPGSCYGGISILLNKRRSIRSVIAKKGTVVYFLHRNDFKALCQGFDNFFHYFTAQYGQRMLDDEYAHFVKPSHASEGNYITSDLLYSRKIETVELREIVASPHQTPIHAVARRMAEARNSCSFVTNDEGHIIGYVTDITLRDNVVARQVDVTRPIGEVLDNPIVSISTDAYVYEAILLMFQTKTRYLLIKRNDEYVGMISRTQLLSDQAHSPFMFIQSVRLAQSVRELKSRWEKVPEMVYQLLSRGVKSEIVNQVITTVADTIAQKVIEGVIAELGAPPAKFVFMVLGSEGRKEQTLLTDQDNAIIYEDKANEQRELVRDYFLRFAESVSDRLNSIGFSFCEGGFMAKNTKWTHSLSHWKRNYVSWMHESTPETAQTFSAFFDCRYLYGEQAIMDELKEFLNEESQKPLERFFYHMANNALQYEPPLTFFNNIRTFAKGNQQVFNLKKAMTPIVDLVRVYALKYQVFATNTGERLAALREQDVFTDKEYQELLQSYYYLMGMRLKKQAIQIIDDKSEPDNYIDPKKLTKVERVTIKEIFKVIADFQLRIKVSFTKTL, encoded by the coding sequence ATGCAGCATAACCGAGTAGAGTTTCTCAAAACCGTAAAACCCTTTGACCTGCTGCCCGAAGACGTGCTGGTGGGCGTGGCCGACCTGTTGCAGGAAGTGACCCACAACAAAGAATCGGTACTGTACCTGCAGGACGTGTCGAAGCTGCGCGGGCTGGAAATCATTGTAGAAGGAGAGTACGAAGCGTTTTTTTACGACAGCGATCAAAATAAGCGGCTCATAAAGCATTATCAGCCAGGTAGTTGCTACGGCGGTATTTCCATTCTGCTAAACAAGCGCCGCTCGATTCGCTCGGTGATTGCTAAAAAGGGGACCGTCGTTTATTTCCTTCACCGCAACGACTTTAAGGCGTTGTGCCAAGGCTTCGATAATTTCTTTCACTACTTCACGGCCCAGTACGGCCAGCGCATGCTCGACGACGAGTACGCGCACTTTGTGAAGCCGTCGCACGCCAGCGAGGGCAATTACATCACGTCTGATCTGCTGTATTCGCGCAAAATTGAGACGGTAGAGTTGCGCGAAATCGTGGCTTCGCCGCACCAGACGCCCATTCATGCTGTGGCCCGCCGCATGGCCGAGGCCCGCAACAGCTGCTCGTTTGTAACCAACGACGAAGGCCACATCATCGGGTACGTGACCGATATTACGCTGCGCGACAACGTGGTGGCCCGCCAAGTAGACGTTACGCGCCCGATAGGCGAAGTGCTTGATAATCCGATCGTTTCGATCAGCACAGACGCCTACGTGTACGAGGCCATTCTGCTCATGTTCCAGACCAAGACGCGCTACTTGCTCATCAAACGCAACGATGAGTACGTGGGCATGATCAGTCGGACGCAGCTGCTGAGCGACCAAGCACATTCGCCGTTTATGTTCATCCAGTCGGTGAGGCTGGCGCAGTCGGTGCGCGAGCTGAAAAGCCGGTGGGAGAAGGTGCCCGAAATGGTGTACCAACTGCTGAGCCGGGGCGTGAAGTCCGAAATCGTAAACCAGGTCATCACCACCGTAGCCGATACCATTGCGCAGAAAGTGATCGAGGGCGTGATCGCGGAGCTGGGGGCACCGCCAGCCAAATTTGTGTTTATGGTGCTGGGCAGCGAAGGCCGCAAGGAGCAAACGCTATTGACCGACCAGGACAACGCCATCATTTACGAAGACAAAGCCAACGAACAGCGCGAATTGGTGCGCGACTACTTCCTGCGTTTCGCCGAATCCGTTTCTGACCGCCTCAATTCCATTGGGTTCAGCTTCTGTGAGGGCGGCTTCATGGCCAAAAATACCAAGTGGACGCACTCGCTTTCGCACTGGAAGCGCAACTACGTGTCGTGGATGCACGAGTCGACGCCGGAAACGGCCCAGACCTTTTCGGCCTTCTTCGATTGCCGCTATCTGTATGGCGAACAGGCCATTATGGACGAACTCAAGGAGTTTTTGAACGAGGAATCGCAGAAGCCGCTGGAGCGATTCTTCTACCACATGGCCAACAACGCGCTGCAATACGAGCCGCCGCTGACGTTTTTCAACAACATCCGCACGTTTGCGAAGGGCAATCAGCAGGTGTTCAACCTGAAAAAAGCCATGACGCCCATCGTGGATTTGGTGCGGGTATATGCCCTTAAGTATCAGGTGTTTGCCACCAACACGGGCGAACGGCTGGCGGCGCTGCGCGAGCAAGACGTGTTCACGGACAAAGAGTATCAGGAGCTGCTGCAATCGTACTACTACCTGATGGGCATGCGCCTGAAAAAGCAGGCCATCCAGATCATCGACGACAAATCGGAGCCCGACAACTACATCGATCCCAAAAAGCTCACGAAGGTGGAGCGCGTAACCATCAAGGAGATTTTCAAGGTAATCGCTGATTTTCAGCTCCGCATCAAAGTGAGCTTTACCAAAACGCTGTAG
- a CDS encoding PD-(D/E)XK nuclease-like domain-containing protein translates to MPITDSFRRPDLLRLTYDDYRALPAIANSDLSRLRDALNGRYQKPTSMSGALGLGTAFHTALLEPELYEPGLPGINDTLIWWMVDGVKLDPDLLKLLENGTPEPSCIFTEPTTNTVCKLRADLITAETDKGYTIVDFKTTAARDYNHFLSQCSGYDYDRQAAFYSDALHADRFLLVGVQKVEPFSIFTVEVPPYMLTEGRAKYQRLLKMIQPAAELPSYLSEAVKDVMSSLGQTTEE, encoded by the coding sequence ATGCCCATAACCGACTCTTTTCGCCGTCCCGATTTGCTTCGTTTGACCTACGACGACTATCGGGCGCTGCCTGCTATTGCCAACTCCGACCTGTCGCGTTTGCGCGACGCCTTGAATGGGCGCTATCAAAAGCCGACTTCGATGTCGGGGGCCTTGGGCCTGGGCACCGCTTTTCATACGGCGCTACTGGAGCCTGAGCTGTACGAGCCGGGCCTGCCGGGTATCAACGACACCTTAATTTGGTGGATGGTGGACGGCGTGAAGCTGGACCCCGACTTGCTGAAGCTGTTGGAAAACGGCACGCCCGAACCCAGCTGCATTTTCACCGAGCCCACCACCAACACCGTCTGCAAGCTGCGCGCCGACCTGATCACGGCCGAAACCGACAAAGGCTACACCATCGTGGACTTCAAAACCACGGCGGCCCGCGACTACAACCACTTTTTGTCTCAGTGTAGCGGCTACGATTACGACCGGCAAGCAGCCTTTTACTCCGATGCTTTGCACGCCGATCGTTTCCTGCTGGTAGGGGTGCAAAAGGTGGAGCCGTTCAGCATTTTCACCGTTGAAGTGCCGCCGTACATGCTTACCGAAGGGCGCGCCAAATACCAGCGATTGCTAAAAATGATTCAGCCTGCGGCTGAATTGCCGTCGTACCTCAGCGAAGCCGTAAAGGATGTCATGAGCAGCTTGGGCCAGACGACGGAAGAGTAG
- a CDS encoding helix-turn-helix transcriptional regulator: MDSTLPYAVTYQARPAELVHLFQQELEQDFQALLRGDLPDIPEISEYADRLHVHPTHLSNTLKYETGLSPCNWVNTYFLAEAKRLLLTTTLSIAEISDKLTFGEPTNFTKYFKRHMGLTPK; encoded by the coding sequence ATGGATAGCACGCTCCCGTACGCGGTTACTTACCAAGCTCGGCCCGCCGAACTCGTGCATCTGTTTCAGCAGGAACTGGAGCAGGATTTTCAGGCGCTGTTGCGCGGTGACTTGCCCGACATTCCGGAGATTAGCGAGTACGCCGATCGGCTGCACGTGCACCCCACGCACCTAAGCAACACCCTGAAGTACGAAACCGGCCTCTCGCCGTGCAATTGGGTAAACACCTATTTTCTGGCCGAAGCCAAGCGCCTGTTGCTAACTACTACGCTCAGCATTGCTGAAATCAGCGACAAGCTCACCTTTGGCGAACCGACCAACTTCACGAAGTACTTCAAGCGCCACATGGGCTTGACGCCCAAGTAG
- a CDS encoding aldo/keto reductase encodes MPHRTLGRVAEPVSALGLGCMGMSGMYGPADESESLATIEAALEAGITLLDTGDFYGMGHNEMLIGKALASSSLRDKAMLSVKFGALRDPKGNFVGYDARPAAVKNFVSYSLKRLGVDYIDIYRPARVDPNVPIEETVGAIADLIQAGYVRYLGLSEVSANTIRRAHGVHPVVDLQIEYSVMTRSVEADILPTLRELGIGMTAYGVLSRGLISNTTQSATLASSGQPDFRANLPRFQGENLKHNLALVDALAAIAETKGASVAQLAIAWVLAQGNDIVPLIGARRRDRLTEAIGALALSLTPADLALIEAAVPPTAAAGDRYPAAQMAHLDSERRH; translated from the coding sequence ATGCCGCACCGTACGCTGGGACGCGTAGCCGAGCCCGTTTCCGCACTAGGCCTTGGCTGCATGGGCATGTCGGGCATGTACGGCCCCGCCGACGAATCCGAAAGCTTGGCTACCATTGAAGCGGCCTTGGAAGCAGGCATCACCCTGCTCGACACCGGCGACTTTTATGGCATGGGCCACAACGAAATGCTGATTGGTAAGGCCTTAGCAAGCAGTAGCTTACGCGATAAGGCCATGCTCAGCGTCAAGTTTGGCGCCCTGCGCGACCCCAAAGGCAATTTCGTGGGCTACGATGCCCGCCCCGCAGCCGTCAAAAACTTTGTTTCCTACAGCCTCAAGCGCCTGGGGGTCGACTACATCGACATTTACCGCCCGGCTCGCGTCGATCCTAACGTGCCCATTGAGGAAACCGTCGGGGCCATTGCCGACCTGATTCAGGCCGGGTATGTGCGCTATCTGGGCCTGAGCGAAGTCTCGGCCAACACCATCCGGCGGGCCCACGGCGTGCATCCGGTGGTCGATTTGCAGATCGAATATTCGGTCATGACCCGCAGCGTAGAGGCCGACATTCTGCCCACGCTGCGCGAGCTTGGCATCGGCATGACTGCCTACGGTGTGCTCTCGCGCGGCCTGATCAGCAACACTACTCAGAGCGCCACGCTGGCCAGCAGCGGCCAGCCGGATTTTAGGGCCAACCTGCCGCGGTTTCAGGGCGAAAACCTGAAGCACAATCTGGCCTTGGTAGATGCCCTAGCGGCCATCGCCGAAACGAAAGGAGCCAGTGTGGCCCAGCTAGCGATTGCTTGGGTGCTGGCGCAGGGCAACGACATTGTGCCGCTCATTGGGGCCCGGCGTCGCGACCGCCTCACCGAAGCCATTGGCGCGTTGGCTCTCAGCCTGACGCCCGCAGACTTGGCCCTGATCGAAGCGGCCGTGCCCCCGACCGCTGCCGCCGGCGACCGCTATCCGGCCGCCCAAATGGCGCACTTGGACAGCGAGCGGCGCCACTAA
- a CDS encoding flavin monoamine oxidase family protein, producing the protein MPDNQDNTTIVIGAGAAGLIAARDLARAGKSVVLLEARSRIGGRIHTFTGQGFSQPTEAGAEFMHGEVPLTQALLRGADIACHDTAGRAYAVKQGKAQKSEEFIENMPLLLSTLQALEHDMPLLDFLDEYFPDDRHHNLRDSAIRFAEGYDAADAGRASTFALRDEWTAGGAEDSPRPEGGYGRLIELLAQQAQAAGATIQLSTVAQEIRWQRGKVEVICDQNRRYQAQQLLVTVPLGVLQATKGQPGYLRFTPELPEQRAAAAAMGFGPVIKILLEFDEAFWDAKSAEVVQPTPEMGFLFSDAPVPTWWSQLPNPQPLLTGWLGGPAAAKLHDASAEDIVNQSLESLAYCFQTTPEFLRSHLRGQQVINWGADPFARGAYAYATLETASARPILNQPLDNTLYFAGEALYEGPAMGTVEAALGSGEQAAKLMLDK; encoded by the coding sequence ATGCCTGATAATCAAGATAATACAACAATAGTAATAGGAGCCGGCGCAGCTGGTCTCATCGCGGCCCGCGACTTGGCCCGCGCCGGAAAATCGGTAGTGCTGCTCGAAGCCCGCAGCCGAATCGGCGGCCGTATTCACACCTTTACTGGTCAGGGTTTTTCGCAGCCCACCGAAGCAGGGGCCGAGTTTATGCACGGCGAGGTGCCCCTGACGCAAGCTTTGCTTCGCGGAGCCGACATAGCCTGCCACGATACAGCGGGCCGGGCCTATGCGGTAAAGCAGGGCAAGGCGCAGAAGTCAGAAGAGTTTATCGAAAACATGCCTCTGCTGCTCTCGACGTTGCAGGCGCTGGAGCACGATATGCCGTTGCTGGACTTTCTGGACGAATATTTTCCCGACGATCGGCACCACAACCTGCGCGATTCGGCAATTCGCTTTGCCGAAGGCTACGACGCGGCCGATGCCGGCCGGGCCAGCACGTTTGCCCTCCGCGACGAGTGGACCGCGGGCGGTGCCGAAGATTCGCCCCGGCCCGAAGGCGGTTATGGCCGCCTGATCGAGCTGTTGGCCCAGCAAGCCCAGGCGGCCGGAGCCACGATTCAGCTGAGCACGGTGGCGCAGGAAATCCGGTGGCAGCGAGGCAAAGTCGAGGTTATCTGCGACCAGAACCGGCGCTACCAAGCGCAGCAGCTGCTCGTTACGGTGCCGTTGGGCGTGTTGCAGGCCACGAAAGGCCAGCCCGGCTATCTTCGCTTTACGCCAGAACTGCCCGAACAACGCGCTGCCGCTGCGGCCATGGGATTTGGCCCTGTCATCAAGATTTTGCTGGAGTTTGACGAAGCCTTCTGGGATGCTAAGTCGGCGGAGGTTGTGCAGCCCACGCCCGAAATGGGCTTCCTATTTTCCGATGCCCCCGTACCCACTTGGTGGTCGCAGTTGCCCAACCCGCAACCTTTGCTGACGGGGTGGCTCGGTGGCCCGGCCGCGGCCAAGCTACATGACGCTAGCGCAGAAGATATTGTTAATCAGTCCCTTGAATCGTTGGCATATTGCTTCCAAACCACACCAGAATTCCTGCGCTCGCACCTACGGGGCCAACAGGTAATTAATTGGGGCGCCGATCCGTTTGCCCGCGGCGCCTATGCCTACGCTACCCTCGAGACGGCCAGCGCTCGCCCGATCCTCAACCAACCCCTCGACAACACGCTGTATTTCGCGGGCGAGGCGCTGTACGAAGGGCCTGCTATGGGCACGGTAGAGGCAGCCTTAGGCAGTGGAGAGCAAGCAGCTAAACTCATGTTAGATAAGTAG
- a CDS encoding serine hydrolase domain-containing protein — MLLKRLVPLLFLLTYLGELAHSQRIQRLDHTYISADSLTSKIQSLMALAQVQGLAVSVFNQGKPVYEKTFGYKRLDTKEPLQPSTVFYGASLSKAVFSVLVLKLVEEGVIDLDTPLQQYLPRPIWTYGPGKSWNQDYTNLKNDSLYAQITARMCLSHTSGFPNWRWDTPDQKLRVGFRPGSRYGYSGEGMCYLQFVLEQRTGKTLEALMREKLFQPLRMTQTSYTWQPRFEANYCFGHGATGQIFPKDKDNAPRSASTLETTLDDYTHFITGVLQQKILRPSSYDAMFSPQIRLRTVHQMGPFAWRDTTSAYDAINLSYGLGWGYLMTPYGRGAFKEGHSDEGWQHYSIVFPDQKMGIVIMSNSNNAEKIFKELLEVAIADTYTPWAWEGYFPYNSSAKK; from the coding sequence ATGCTTCTGAAAAGACTAGTTCCGCTGCTGTTCCTGCTGACGTATCTGGGCGAATTGGCGCACAGCCAGCGTATTCAGCGCCTCGACCATACCTACATTTCGGCCGACTCGCTAACCAGCAAGATCCAATCATTGATGGCCTTGGCGCAGGTTCAGGGGTTGGCGGTATCCGTGTTCAACCAGGGCAAACCGGTGTACGAAAAGACTTTTGGCTACAAGCGCCTCGACACGAAAGAGCCGTTGCAGCCGAGCACAGTTTTCTACGGGGCCTCGCTGAGCAAAGCCGTGTTTTCCGTGCTGGTGCTCAAGCTGGTAGAAGAAGGCGTCATCGACCTCGACACGCCGTTGCAGCAGTACCTGCCGCGGCCCATTTGGACCTACGGCCCCGGCAAAAGCTGGAACCAGGATTACACAAATCTGAAAAATGACTCGTTGTACGCGCAAATCACGGCGCGCATGTGCCTGAGCCACACCTCCGGGTTTCCGAACTGGCGCTGGGACACCCCCGACCAGAAGCTGCGGGTGGGCTTTCGGCCAGGCAGTCGCTATGGCTACTCGGGCGAAGGCATGTGCTACCTACAGTTTGTGCTGGAGCAGCGCACGGGCAAAACCCTGGAAGCATTGATGCGTGAAAAGCTCTTTCAGCCCCTGCGCATGACCCAGACCAGCTACACCTGGCAGCCGCGCTTCGAGGCCAACTATTGCTTTGGCCACGGCGCCACCGGGCAGATTTTCCCCAAAGACAAGGACAACGCCCCGCGTAGCGCGAGCACCCTGGAAACCACGCTGGACGACTACACGCACTTTATTACGGGGGTATTGCAGCAGAAAATCCTGCGGCCTTCGTCTTACGACGCCATGTTTTCGCCGCAGATTCGGCTGCGCACGGTGCACCAGATGGGCCCTTTTGCGTGGCGCGACACCACTTCGGCCTACGATGCCATCAACCTGAGCTACGGATTGGGCTGGGGCTATTTGATGACGCCTTACGGACGTGGTGCGTTCAAAGAAGGCCACAGCGACGAGGGTTGGCAGCATTATTCCATCGTGTTTCCCGATCAGAAAATGGGGATCGTGATCATGAGCAACAGCAACAACGCCGAGAAAATATTCAAGGAGTTGCTGGAGGTGGCCATTGCCGACACTTACACGCCGTGGGCCTGGGAGGGCTACTTTCCCTACAATTCGTCGGCGAAGAAGTAG
- a CDS encoding helix-turn-helix domain-containing protein — protein sequence MAHRKRKGLSQEELAEAARLSLRTVQRIEKGESIPRGFTLQALAAALAIPVEALTTEPDSPAASPPDDNATAEPAANQALSESSPEAICSYIVLMHLSAFGYLVFPGANIALPWFLWHRRKHIPEIREAGRRLLNFQIFWTAVTHGVFLLLLTLQIGLIFAGRPWLILTPIVFLFGMYALHAPLLLYAMWQARRGHFAVLPMGLRLL from the coding sequence TTGGCACACCGCAAACGCAAAGGGCTTTCGCAAGAAGAACTCGCCGAAGCGGCGCGCCTAAGTTTGCGGACTGTTCAGCGCATTGAAAAGGGCGAAAGCATCCCGCGCGGTTTCACGTTGCAGGCCTTGGCCGCGGCCCTTGCCATTCCGGTAGAAGCCTTAACGACCGAGCCCGACTCGCCAGCCGCCAGCCCTCCGGATGATAACGCAACCGCCGAACCCGCTGCAAACCAGGCACTTTCGGAGTCGTCGCCCGAGGCCATTTGCTCATACATCGTTCTGATGCACCTATCGGCTTTTGGCTATTTGGTGTTTCCGGGGGCCAACATTGCGCTGCCGTGGTTTCTGTGGCACCGCCGAAAACACATCCCCGAAATTCGCGAAGCGGGCCGGCGACTGCTCAACTTCCAGATTTTCTGGACCGCGGTTACGCACGGCGTTTTTCTGCTGTTGCTCACGCTACAGATTGGGTTGATTTTCGCCGGGCGCCCCTGGCTGATTCTGACGCCGATTGTATTCCTGTTTGGGATGTATGCGCTGCACGCGCCGCTGCTGCTGTACGCGATGTGGCAGGCCCGACGCGGTCATTTTGCAGTATTGCCGATGGGGCTGCGGCTGCTTTAA
- a CDS encoding gluconokinase — protein MALGPVYIVMGVSGSGKTTVGRLLASQLTLPFHDADDFHSAANVAKMRAGTPLTDADRQGWLADLADGITTWERAGGAVLACSALKESYRRTLQAGAQNPLRWVFLDGSVELLRSRLQARKGHYMGAALLDSQLATLEPPKYGLRLPLEGKNPEELVAQILRSNRGA, from the coding sequence ATGGCGCTTGGTCCTGTTTACATTGTGATGGGCGTGTCGGGCAGCGGCAAAACGACAGTTGGTCGCCTGTTGGCTAGCCAGTTGACGTTGCCATTTCACGATGCCGATGATTTCCATTCGGCGGCCAACGTGGCCAAAATGCGGGCCGGTACCCCGCTTACCGACGCCGACCGGCAAGGCTGGCTCGCTGACTTGGCAGACGGCATAACTACCTGGGAGCGAGCGGGTGGCGCCGTGCTGGCCTGTTCGGCCTTGAAAGAAAGCTACCGTCGCACCCTGCAAGCCGGAGCCCAAAATCCGCTGCGGTGGGTGTTTCTGGATGGGTCGGTCGAGCTGCTGCGCTCGCGCTTGCAAGCCCGCAAGGGGCACTACATGGGCGCCGCCCTGCTCGACTCGCAGCTGGCCACTCTGGAGCCGCCGAAGTACGGCCTGCGCCTGCCCCTCGAAGGCAAAAATCCCGAGGAATTGGTGGCGCAAATCCTGCGCTCTAACCGTGGAGCTTAA
- a CDS encoding SDR family NAD(P)-dependent oxidoreductase codes for MAKLFAQDHYNLVIVARNQQELDSKANEFRQQYGVEVVPIAKDMFKREAPFEVYDEVKAKGIQIDALVNDAGQGQYGEFTETDINRELDIIQLNIGAYVTFTKCFLKEMVARNEGKILMVSSIGGELPGPLQSVYHGTKAFVTSFTEAIRAENKDTNVTITALLPGVTDTDFFNKADMTQSKLVAEGSKADPAQVAKDGYEALLAGKDKIVSGWKNKAMVAASNVIPDELVADNMLKQGEPVDKNK; via the coding sequence CTGGCCAAACTTTTCGCCCAAGACCATTACAATCTGGTGATTGTGGCCCGCAACCAGCAAGAGCTGGATAGCAAAGCCAACGAGTTTCGGCAGCAATACGGCGTGGAAGTAGTGCCTATTGCCAAGGACATGTTTAAGCGCGAGGCGCCGTTTGAAGTCTATGACGAAGTGAAAGCCAAAGGCATTCAGATAGATGCGCTGGTCAACGACGCGGGGCAGGGACAGTACGGCGAGTTTACCGAAACCGACATCAACCGCGAACTCGACATCATTCAGCTCAACATTGGGGCCTACGTCACCTTCACCAAGTGCTTCCTGAAAGAGATGGTGGCCCGCAACGAAGGTAAGATCCTGATGGTGTCGTCGATTGGCGGTGAGCTGCCTGGCCCGTTGCAATCGGTGTACCACGGCACGAAGGCGTTTGTGACGTCTTTCACCGAAGCTATTCGGGCCGAGAACAAGGATACCAACGTGACCATCACGGCGTTACTGCCCGGCGTGACGGATACCGATTTCTTCAACAAAGCCGACATGACGCAGTCGAAACTGGTAGCGGAGGGCAGCAAAGCCGATCCGGCTCAGGTAGCCAAAGACGGGTACGAAGCCCTACTGGCCGGCAAGGATAAAATTGTGTCGGGCTGGAAAAACAAGGCGATGGTGGCCGCCAGCAACGTCATCCCCGATGAGCTGGTCGCCGACAACATGCTCAAGCAAGGCGAACCTGTGGATAAGAATAAGTAA